In the genome of Alkalibacter saccharofermentans DSM 14828, one region contains:
- a CDS encoding transcription repressor NadR has product MNSVMRKDNILKLLKESETPISGADLAEKLGVSRQIIVQDIALIRAEGSQIIATSKGYMYPKYLKNAIHKTIAVKHSSEMMGEELYIIVDYGGKVLDITVEHPVYGEIKANLMLSTKEDIDTFVEEFAKSKAEPLSVVTNGVHLHTIEVPSNKIYELIKLALKEKGFLLED; this is encoded by the coding sequence ATGAATAGCGTAATGAGAAAAGATAATATATTAAAACTATTAAAAGAAAGTGAAACTCCGATTTCAGGAGCGGATCTTGCAGAAAAACTTGGCGTAAGCCGGCAAATAATAGTACAGGATATAGCACTTATAAGAGCTGAAGGAAGCCAGATAATAGCCACATCAAAGGGATACATGTATCCTAAATATTTAAAAAATGCAATACACAAGACAATTGCTGTCAAACATAGTTCAGAAATGATGGGAGAAGAACTCTATATAATAGTAGATTATGGTGGTAAAGTCCTTGATATAACCGTTGAACATCCAGTTTACGGTGAAATCAAGGCTAATTTGATGCTCTCTACAAAAGAGGACATAGACACATTTGTAGAAGAGTTTGCAAAATCAAAGGCAGAGCCTTTGTCTGTGGTTACAAATGGAGTTCACCTCCATACCATAGAAGTTCCAAGCAATAAAATTTACGAGCTTATTAAACTGGCATTAAAGGAAAAAGGATTCTTGCTTGAAGACTGA
- a CDS encoding UPF0182 family protein produces MKTEKGMISINKSNKVLSIVIIALGIIGALFALSSRFYIDYLWFTETGYTQVFFKEIVTKAQLSVPMFAILIVILYFYFEFLKKVASKGKIIPITKKRLDFIPLGVSGALAFVITSLATNALWYKLLEFINSEPFNVDDPIFGKDVSFYVFKLPFMESLHAVLSSVLFLVFISTIIFTAGYYLSKSTSQIDVGEVNKPDIKDFFIQLGMIMTKQIGVFVGLFFLLAAFGYYLNSIGLLFSPSAISFGAGYTDSVVRLRLYQILMYMSIIGAVVSFASGFKRKLKPLLIAPVLIFAVSFLGGIVGLVVENYIVVPNQFGREEPYLKRHIEYTRKAYDIDNVKVQEFSAKQEITIEDIEENELTIKNIPINDYRPTLDMYNSIQGFRIYYEFNDVDIDRYIINDEYTQVFISAREMNNDKLEENAKTWINQHLKYTHGFGVAISPVNRVNEVGQPDLAVKDIPPQSSAPEIQVEEPRIYFGESTNTYAITNAKTAEFDYPEGSDNKENFYEGTAGINLSFINRLAFAVQERDLKILLSSEITSQSKMLIRRNIVERISEIAPFLSYDEDPYIVVSEGRLYWIMDAFTVSNRYPYAQPFDSNNTFNYIRNSVKVVVDAYNGDVVFYQVEDNDPIANVYKNIYPGIFRPIDEMPQDLRSHVRYSQDMFDIQADIYRTYHMQNTRVFYNKEDQWELPRQIYGSEKEVENIESTYLIMKLPEREEEFTLMVPFTARQKDNMVAWMAAMNDGDSYGEIMVYTFPKQSLVYGPMQIEQRIDQDTIISPQLTLLGQQGSQVIRGNMMAIPVEEAILYVEPVYIRARESERSLPEVKKIIVSYNNRIIMADSLQEGLTQIFGESADENDDEDEIPGTIIPGDLNSLIIEANNLFERAQQAQKEGNWAEYGALINQLEDVLNQLNIIQESIRQPQE; encoded by the coding sequence TTGAAGACTGAGAAGGGAATGATAAGTATCAACAAAAGCAATAAGGTATTATCAATCGTAATAATAGCATTAGGCATCATAGGAGCTCTTTTTGCGCTCTCATCAAGGTTTTATATTGACTATCTGTGGTTTACTGAAACAGGTTATACACAGGTGTTTTTCAAGGAAATTGTCACAAAAGCACAGCTTTCAGTACCTATGTTTGCGATATTAATAGTCATACTTTATTTTTATTTTGAGTTTCTAAAAAAAGTTGCCTCAAAAGGCAAAATTATCCCAATAACTAAAAAGAGACTAGACTTTATTCCACTGGGGGTTTCAGGGGCTCTAGCTTTTGTAATAACGTCACTAGCTACAAATGCATTATGGTATAAGCTTCTTGAGTTCATAAATTCTGAGCCCTTTAATGTGGATGATCCCATATTTGGAAAAGATGTTTCTTTTTATGTATTCAAGCTTCCATTTATGGAAAGTCTTCACGCGGTTTTATCCAGTGTTTTGTTTTTAGTCTTCATATCAACTATAATTTTTACAGCTGGTTATTATCTGTCGAAAAGCACGTCTCAGATTGACGTTGGAGAAGTGAACAAGCCTGATATCAAGGATTTTTTCATTCAGTTGGGTATGATTATGACAAAACAAATAGGCGTGTTCGTTGGGTTGTTTTTTCTATTGGCTGCATTTGGATACTACTTAAACTCCATAGGGCTATTGTTTTCTCCGTCAGCAATTTCCTTTGGAGCAGGGTACACCGATTCAGTGGTCAGATTGAGATTGTACCAAATCCTGATGTACATGTCCATAATCGGAGCAGTAGTCTCATTTGCATCAGGGTTTAAAAGAAAGCTAAAACCCCTTCTAATCGCACCTGTGTTGATATTTGCAGTATCTTTTTTAGGAGGTATCGTTGGGCTTGTTGTAGAAAATTATATCGTAGTTCCAAACCAGTTCGGAAGAGAAGAGCCATACTTAAAAAGGCATATTGAATACACGAGGAAAGCTTATGATATAGATAATGTCAAAGTTCAGGAATTTTCAGCGAAGCAGGAAATTACTATAGAAGATATCGAAGAAAATGAATTAACTATTAAAAATATACCTATAAACGACTATAGGCCTACCCTTGACATGTACAATTCAATTCAGGGATTCAGGATATACTATGAATTTAACGATGTGGATATTGACAGATATATCATAAATGACGAATATACGCAGGTCTTTATATCTGCCAGAGAGATGAACAACGACAAACTAGAAGAAAATGCAAAGACCTGGATAAATCAGCACCTAAAATATACTCATGGATTTGGTGTGGCCATTTCACCTGTGAATAGGGTTAACGAGGTAGGACAGCCGGACCTGGCCGTCAAGGACATACCACCCCAGTCGAGCGCCCCGGAAATTCAAGTTGAAGAACCCAGGATATATTTTGGAGAAAGCACCAATACTTATGCGATAACCAATGCTAAAACAGCGGAATTTGATTACCCTGAAGGAAGCGACAATAAAGAGAACTTCTATGAGGGAACAGCGGGGATAAATTTGAGTTTTATCAATCGGTTGGCATTTGCAGTACAGGAAAGGGATTTAAAAATACTCCTGTCATCAGAAATTACATCACAAAGCAAAATGTTGATAAGAAGAAACATAGTTGAAAGAATAAGTGAGATAGCTCCATTTTTAAGCTACGATGAAGATCCGTACATAGTAGTGTCTGAAGGCAGGCTATATTGGATTATGGATGCCTTTACTGTCAGCAATAGATATCCCTACGCGCAGCCATTTGATAGTAATAACACCTTCAATTATATCAGGAATTCGGTTAAAGTCGTGGTCGATGCATATAACGGAGATGTGGTTTTCTATCAGGTTGAAGATAACGATCCTATTGCTAATGTTTATAAGAATATCTACCCGGGTATATTCAGGCCGATAGATGAGATGCCACAGGATCTTCGAAGTCATGTAAGGTACTCACAGGATATGTTTGATATTCAGGCAGATATCTATAGGACGTATCATATGCAAAACACTAGAGTTTTCTACAACAAAGAAGACCAGTGGGAACTTCCAAGACAGATATACGGATCTGAGAAGGAAGTAGAAAACATTGAGAGCACATATTTAATAATGAAGCTTCCTGAAAGGGAAGAAGAATTTACACTCATGGTTCCATTTACAGCAAGACAAAAGGACAATATGGTTGCTTGGATGGCCGCTATGAACGACGGCGATAGCTATGGAGAAATAATGGTTTATACCTTCCCAAAACAAAGCCTTGTCTACGGGCCTATGCAAATTGAACAAAGAATTGACCAAGACACGATAATTTCACCCCAACTTACCCTCCTGGGGCAACAGGGGTCACAGGTTATTCGGGGGAATATGATGGCAATTCCGGTGGAAGAGGCCATCCTGTATGTTGAACCTGTTTATATCAGAGCTAGAGAAAGTGAACGAAGTCTTCCGGAGGTCAAAAAGATAATCGTTTCTTACAATAATAGGATCATAATGGCTGATAGCCTTCAAGAAGGACTAACTCAGATTTTCGGGGAGTCCGCAGATGAGAATGACGATGAGGATGAAATTCCGGGCACCATCATACCGGGAGATCTGAACAGCCTCATAATAGAGGCGAATAACTTGTTTGAAAGGGCTCAGCAGGCTCAAAAGGAAGGCAATTGGGCTGAGTACGGAGCACTCATCAATCAACTGGAAGACGTGCTAAATCAGCTTAATATCATACAGGAATCAATCAGACAGCCTCAGGAGTGA